TTTACGCATCAAGCATCTGCGCATGCAGCCGCGCACAGAATCGCTCAGGCCATTCTCGATGAACCTCATGCTTCGGGCAACGCGATGCGTATCTTTTTCTGGCCCGCGCCTGAAGCATTAGTCATCGGCACGACGATGGCCGTAATTCAGACCAATATGCCAAACGCCGCGATATTGAACGCCGAAAACTCCGTACATCACTCCCAGCACCAAGTCAATTCTGTAAGGATCTATCATGTATTCTCTACTCCTCTAACTTGTAGTCCCGTTCTGCAATGCAGCCAACGATTCCTCCTTATCGGGCTCAATTCGGTCCTTCCTCACAGTTTCCCATTCCCAGAGAACAGATCATCCTCGGTACTCGTGGGCCCATACCCTCCTGCAACAGCAACCTCCTTgcccttctgctgcttcagaAAACATTCGTCCTTCTCCACCCACTCTGGATCGAACGTGAAGATTCTGACCTCCGCATTTCTCCAACCATACCCACTTGGCCCATTGGCATCGCAAGTGACCTCTCTCAAAATATCCCCATGTCCGACAAGAACAATTGTCTCCTCAGGGCGGTCTCTCAACCATTGGCGAACCCACTCTGCGCGTTTAGCAATCAAGCCCCGATCCGCAGACCAGAAGCCTTTCTTGGAAGTCCAGTCCTCTGGAAGATGAGAGAAATCGAATCCTTCGAGTTCGGGGTCTTTGGAAAGAGTGCTGGCGGAGGATCCCGTGTCACAAGGAAAATCGTTACACTCCTGGAACTCAGGTACGAGAGCTACTTTCGATAGTCCGCCTAGACGGTCTATGGCAGGACCCCACCCGAGCTTTGTTGTCTGGAGTGTTCGCTTAAGAGGTGAGGTGGCAAcgaggtcgacttcctttgCAATTTCGGAGATTTGTGGAACGAGAGCTTGGGCTTGTTTCTTGCCGAGGGCTGTCAGAGGGGCGTCATGGACTGTAGCATTTGTTAGATCGGGGGCAATAGCAAGTTTATCTTGGAAATGGTGAGGGAAAACTCACTGGTATAGTCAAGGTCTACATTATGTTCTGCTTGTGCGTGCCGAGTAAGAATGATGCGAGAATTCGGTGCCATTTTGAGCTGCGTGCAAACAGAATCTATGCTCTATTGTGAAATTGGATGTCTATGTAACGTAGAATAGTGAGTAGTCGGAATGAATCATGG
This genomic interval from Cercospora beticola chromosome 7, complete sequence contains the following:
- a CDS encoding uncharacterized protein (antiSMASH:Cluster_1~SMCOG1101:phosphoglycerate mutase); the encoded protein is MAPNSRIILTRHAQAEHNVDLDYTIHDAPLTALGKKQAQALVPQISEIAKEVDLVATSPLKRTLQTTKLGWGPAIDRLGGLSKVALVPEFQECNDFPCDTGSSASTLSKDPELEGFDFSHLPEDWTSKKGFWSADRGLIAKRAEWVRQWLRDRPEETIVLVGHGDILREVTCDANGPSGYGWRNAEVRIFTFDPEWVEKDECFLKQQKGKEVAVAGGYGPTSTEDDLFSGNGKL